In Gambusia affinis linkage group LG06, SWU_Gaff_1.0, whole genome shotgun sequence, one DNA window encodes the following:
- the st14a gene encoding ST14 transmembrane serine protease matriptase a, whose translation MADPMESGIKYMPKLDKEYESLQFLPTADSKKLDKGPGKTGAVIGVVIFAAVIALMTGLLVWHFHFRKDEYTNRIYIGSMKIENQVFDNAYENSNTREFKALDEKVQQELKIIYSNDPKLKKYYVNSKVNAFSEGVIAYYTSEFKVPVGQEKSVDDAIAGLNQQSSRGFAMKSRSNLQVTDMKTSVIDSRMSPTSFKKQTKLKIHTRPKEVVKISTKGFPNDAYEPNTFTQWELRGDEGSILKLDFDTMYLEENCSNDFVKIYDSLVPIENRALEELCEHYSPSEPLTFYSSGNVMLVTMGTNEELDFPGFRASVSQVEPATLRQTCGTKLTGSTGTFSTPNFPNYYPPNIVCDWEIEVPSNKVVKVTFKKLLLAEPGQENGKNCYKDYVMIDRNKKLCGDHKRGSLVEISTTNKMSLHFRSDHSYVDRGFQAVYEAIDPVDPCPGRFRCKNDQCIFLNLTCDGWNDCGDLSDEKNCECKGETLLTCGNGLCKPMFWKCDGIDDCGDGTDERDCACDTTHFTCKNKHCVSEKKLCDGRDDCGDNSDELNCQKNSEVQCTETTYKCKNGKCIDKVNPKCDGTSDCEDGSDEENCACGRKQLRSSTRIVGGQDAALGEFPWQVSLHYQPYGHVCGASIISKTWLVTAAHCVQNDNSHRFGEPAKWEVYLGLHDQRKIESYVVKRKLKQIIPHPYYNPNTFDNDIALMELDTPIEYSDYIQPICLPTSDYKVPAGQNVWITGWGATREGGTAAKILQKASVRIINYNECNKLMGYRLTSRMLCAGVLTGGVDACQGDSGGPLSSPEGECMFLAGVVSWGDGCARRNKPGIYSTVTEFLGWIKEKTGV comes from the exons gatAAAGAGTATGAGTCTTTGCAGTTCCTGCCAACGGCGGATAGCAAAAAGCTGGACAAGGGTCCGGGGAAGACGGGCGCTGTGATCGGCGTGGTGATCTTTGCTGCTGTTATTGCTCTCATGACCGGACTGCTGGTCTGGCATTTCCACT tccgTAAAGACGAATACACCAACAGGATATACATTGGCTCAATGAAGATCGAGAACCAGGTGTTTGACAACGCCTATGAGAACTCAAACACACGCGAGTTCAAGGCCTTGGATGAAAAGGTGCAGCAGGAG CTGAAAATTATTTACTCCAACGATCCAAAGCTGAAGAAATACTACGTCAACTCTAAAGTTAACGCGTTCAG TGAGGGCGTCATCGCCTACTACACGTCTGAGTTTAAAGTGCCTGTGGGCCAAGAAAAATCTGTTGACGATGCCATAGCTGGTTTGAACCAGCAAAGTTCGAGAGGATTTGCAATGAAGTCAAGAAGCAACCTGCAGGTTACAGACATGAAGACCTCTG TTATAGATTCTAGAATGTCGCCAACATCATTTAAGA agCAAACAAAGTTGAAAATACATACAAGGCCCAAAGAGGTTGTTAAGATCTCGACCAAAGGTTTCCCCAACGATGCGTATGAACCGAACACCTTCACACAGTGGGAGCTGCGAGGTGACGAAGGAAGCATCCTCaagcttgactttgacaccaTGTATCTGGAAGAAAACTGCTCTAATGACTTTGTGAAAATCTATGACTCTCTGGTGCCAATAGAGAACCGCGCTTTGGAAGA GTTGTGTGAACACTATTCACCCAGCGAACCTTTGACGTTTTATTCTTCTGGAAATGTCATGCTGGTTACAATGGGCACAAACGAGGAATTAGACTTTCCAGGATTTCGGGCATCCGTTTCACAAGTGGAACCGGCAACCTTAC GTCAGACCTGCGGTACCAAACTAACGGGTTCAACGGGGACCTTCTCCACTCCCAACTTTCCAAACTACTATCCTCCTAACATTGTGTGTGATTGGGAAATAGAG GTGCCTAGCAATAAGGTGGTGAAAGTTACATTCAAAAAGCTCCTGTTGGCTGAGCCAGGGCAGGAAAACGGCAAGAACTGTTACAAAGACTACGTGATGATTGATAGAAACAAGAA ACTGTGTGGAGATCACAAGAGGGGATCTCTAGTTGAAATCAGCACAACCAACAAAATGTCATTGCATTTTCGCTCCGATCACTCCTACGTAGACAGAGGCTTCCAAGCTGTGTACGAGGCCATTGACCCCGTGGATC CTTGCCCTGGTAGGTTCCGTTGCAAAAACGACCAGTGCATCTTCCTAAACCTCACGTGTGACGGCTGGAACGACTGCGGAGACTTGAGTGACGAGAAGAACTGCG AGTGCAAAGGAGAAACACTCCTGACCTGTGGAAATGGGTTGTGTAAGCCCATGTTCTGGAAGTGTGATGGCATAGATGACTGCGGAGACGGAACAGATGAGCGTGATT gcgCATGTGACACTACACACTTCACCTGCAAGAATAAACATTGTGTTTCTGAGAAGAAACTCTGCGATGGAAGAGATGACTGTGGAGATAATTCAGATGAGCTCAACTGTCAAAAAA ATTCTGAGGTACAATGCACAGAGACTACATACAAATGCAAGAACGGCAAGTGCATTGATAAGGTGAACCCAAAGTGTGACGGAACGTCCGACTGTGAAGATGGATCTGATGAGGAGAACTGTG CCTGCGGAAGGAAACAATTACGGTCGTCTACGCGTATTGTGGGCGGTCAAGACGCCGCACTAGGGGAATTTCCGTGGCAAGTCAGCCTTCACTACCAACCTTACGGACATGTGTGTGGAGCATCCATCATCAGTAAAACATGGCTGGTCACTGCTGCCCACTGTGTGCAAAATGACAATAGCCATAG ATTCGGAGAGCCTGCGAAATGGGAGGTTTATCTTGGTCTTCATGACCAACGGAAGATCGAGTCATACGTTGTAAAAAGGAAGCTAAAGCAGATCATACCTCACCCTTACTACAACCCTAATACCTTTGACAATGACATCGCCCTGATGGAGCTGGACACCCCCATCGAATATTCAGATTACATTCAGCCCATCTGCTTACCAACCTCCGACTACAAGGTTCCAGCCGGACAAAATGTGTGGATCACAGGGTGGGGAGCAACAAGAGAGGGAG GAACTGCTGCGAAGATCCTTCAGAAAGCTTCAGTCCGAATCATAAACTATAACGAGTGTAATAAATTAATGGGCTATCGTCTCACATCCCGGATGTTGTGTGCTGGAGTACTGACAGGAGGAGTGGATGCTTGTCAG GGAGATTCTGGTGGACCTCTGTCCAGTCCGGAAGGTGAATGTATGTTCCTGGCAGGAGTGGTCAGTTGGGGCGACGGCTGCGCTCGTAGGAATAAACCAGGGATCTACTCCACAGTCACTGAATTTCTTGGCTGGATCAAGGAGAAGACTGGAGTCTAG